Proteins co-encoded in one Plasmodium berghei ANKA genome assembly, chromosome: 11 genomic window:
- a CDS encoding mitochondrial import inner membrane translocase subunit TIM23, putative, whose translation MGDYLKTGSVNYDLEILKKKPEKKLSFDKQNLYLQGYGRQWGEKLVYSVGLAYGSGLILGGGCGLLSGIVKGGKTKKLFLNSVLNSTSAIGPNVANQMASLTMIYYALNNFVKLFTKNDEVYNSSIAGFFAGCVYKSSSNYKIMGSYSILSSAAFSLIDYGFKKGYI comes from the exons atgggagattatttaaaaacagGATCAGTAAATTATGATTTAgaaatattgaaaaaaaaacctgaaaaaaaattatcatttgacaaacaaaatttatacCTACAAGGATATGGAAGACAATGGGGTGAAAAATTAGTATACAGTGTTGGATTGGCCTATGGTTCGG gtTTAATATTAGGAGGAGGGTGTGGTTTATTAAGTGGAATTGTGAAAGGaggaaaaacaaaaaaactttttttaaattcagTTTTAAATTCTACGTCTGCTATTGGACCAAATGTTGCTAACCAAATGGCATCACTTACtatgatatattatgccttaaataattttgtaaagctgtttacaaaaaatgatgaagtTTACAATTCATCTATTGCCGGTTTTTTTGCTGGGTGTGTATATAAAAGTTCATCAAACTATAAAATTATGGGAAGTTACTCAATACTTTCATCAGCTGCTTTTTCTCTTATAGATTATGGATTTAAAAAGGGTTATATTtag
- a CDS encoding ubiquitin-conjugating enzyme E2, putative: MCSSSRSSKELLRLQKELKDIENENVQEIDAHIKDSNFFEWVGFIKGPEGTPYEGGHFTLAITIPNDYPYNPPKIKFVTKIWHPNISSQTGAICLDVLKNEWSPALTIRTALLSIQALLSDPQPDDPQDAEVAKMYKENHALFVKTASVWTKTFATAPKEEPREVIIKKITEMGFSEDQAKNALIKANWNETLALNTLLENS, encoded by the exons atgTGTTCATCATCGAGAAGTTCAAAAGAGTTGTTGAGATTACAAAAG GAATTAAAAGACattgaaaatgaaaatgtcCAAGAAATAGATGCCCACATAAAGGATTCGAATTTCTTTGAATGGGTTGGATTTATAAAGGGTCCAGAAGGAACGCCATATGAAGGTGGTCACTTTACTTTAGCCATAACGATACCAAATGACTACCCATATAATCCCCCTAAA aTTAAATTTGTTACTAAAATATGGCACCCTAACATTTCAAGTCAAACTGGCGCTATATGTTTagatgttttaaaaaatgaatggAGTCCTGCATTAACAATTAGAACAGCTCTTTTGTCAATTCAAGCTCTACTTTCTGACCCACAGCCag ATGATCCGCAAGATGCAGAAGTTGCAAAAATGTACAAAGAAAATCATGCCCTCTTTGTTAAAACTGCAAG TGTATGGACAAAAACATTTGCAACGGCCCCAAAAGAAGAGCCTCGTGAAGTTATT ATTAAGAAAATTACTGAAATGGGATTTAGCGAAGACCAAGCTAAG AATGCCTTAATAAAAGCAAACTGGAATGAAACCTTGGCATTAAATACATTATTAGAGAATTCTTAA